The genomic region GACTGAGTTGCCTGAGTACAGGATTATTCCGGCGGAACCCGCGGTTGCGGCCCGGCCTCCGAGGGTCGTTGCTGAGAATGAGCCTGCCGCGGCGGCTGCGGATGCCGAGCTACAGAGTACGGCTCCCGCGAAGAAAGCGACGCCGGCAAAAACTCGTGCGGCCGCTTCGTCTCCCGGCAAGGTAGCGAAGGGATCTGAGAAGCCGAAGCGCAAGGCTGCACTGGCGAAACCCGCAGCCTCGGCCCAGAAAGAATCGAAGTCCAGGAAAGGTAAGCAGTAGACGCTATGGCCATGCAGATTGGAACACTTCGGCCTCCCGCCGGCGCTCATAAACGCCGCAAGAGGATTGGCCAGGGCATGGGATCGGGACACGGGAAGACGGCGACCCGAGGCAGCAAAGGTCAACGGTCGCGCTCCGGGATGCGGATGCGCCCGGGATTCGAAGGTGGCCAGATGCCACTGCACCGCCGTCTGCCGAAGCGTGGGTTCACCAACATTTTCAAGAAGCGATACGCCATCGTGAACCTTGGTGACCTCGCAGAGCTCGACCCTAAGGAAAAAGTGACGCCGGAGCTGCTTCAGCAGCTCGGAGTTATCGGACGGCTGCACGATGGGCTTAAAGTCTTGGGAGGGGGTGAGTTGAGCGCTCCTCTTCAAATTGCAGCGCATCAGTTTTCGAAATCGGCGGAAGAAAAGATTGCCAAGGCCGGCGGGAAGGCGGAGGTAATCTCCGCATGATGGAGAATCTCAAAAGCCTTACTGAGATTCCGGACCTGCGGAAACGGATCCTGTTCACGCTACTTATGCTGGCGGTGTATCGCCTGGGATCGTTTGTTCCCACTCCAGGGATCAATCCCGACGTCCTGGCCCAGGCTTTGAGCAGCCTGGGTAATACACTGTTCGGACTCCTTTCGATGTTTTCGGGAGGCAGCCTGGGCCGCCTCACGGTCTTTGCCCTGGGGATTATGCCGTACATCACGGCATCCATCATTCTGCAGTTGCTGGGCGTGGTTTCTCCCACCCTCGAAAAACTCCAGAAAGAAGGCGAACTCGGTCGCAAGAAGATTACGGAGTATACGCGCTGGATGACCGTGGGCCTAAGCATGTTTCAGGCCTTCGGCATTGCGATTGCTCTGCAAAGAGAGACCAGCGCGAATCTCCCGCTGGTGAGCCACCCCGGATTGGGCTTCATTCTGAGTACCGTCCTTACGCTGACCACCGGCTCGGTTTTCGTGATGTGGCTGGGCGAGCAGATTACCGCACGGGGAATCGGCAACGGCATGTCTCTTCTGATCTTTGCCGGCATCGTCGTCGGACTTCCGACGGCGATCGCGAACCTGTATCAGAAGGTTTTCGTCACGCGGACCTGGAGCTTTCCAATCGTGTTTGTGCTTTTAGTCTTCATGCTGGTCGTGGTGGCGTTCATTGTCTTCGTCGAGCGTGGAGAGCGCCGCATTCCGATCCAGTACGCAAAACGGATTGTGGGGCGGAAAGTTCTTGGAGGCGTATCCACGCACCTTCCGCTCAAGGTGAACAGTGGCGGAGTGATGCCCATCATCTTTGCGGTCTCTATTCTGACTTTTCCCCAGACGATCGCGCTGTTTTCTGGAAGCCAGGGAGCTTTCGGCCAAGTCCTGGGCTGGTTCAAGACGGCATTTGGCTGGGGCGAGCCCCTTTATACGCTGACTTACGTCGTCCTGATTATTTTCTTTGCCCACTTCTACCTTTCAATCATATACAACCCGGACGAGGTTGCGGATAACGTGAGAAAGCAGGGAGGATTCATTCCCGGCATTCGCCCTGGCAAGCGGACGGCCGACCATCTGGACGACGTTCTGACAAAGATTACATGGGTAGGCGGTCTTTACCTTGCGTTGATTGCGTTGATTCCGGAAGTGATGCTTGCCGGCTTGCGAGTGAACCATCTGCCGGTCTGGCTGGGGGGGCAATGGTTTGACTCAAATCTTCCTGGTTGGCTTCTTCACGGCTTGAATATTAATTTTTATTTTGGCGGCACCTCGTTGCTGATCGTGGTGGGTGTCGCAATGGACACCATCCAGCAGGTTGAAGCGCAATTGATCATGCGGCACTACGAAGGTTTTCTGAAGAAGGGGCGTGTTCGGGGGCGTCGCGCTGCCTCGTGAGTGCACTGAACGCAAAGAAGGCGAACGATGGCGCAGATCCTCATTTTCCTGGGCCCCCCAGGCGCCGGCAAGGGAACCCAGGCGCGAGCGGTTGCCAGGGAACTGGGTATTCCGCACATCTCAACCGGCGATATCCTTCGGGAGGCTGCACGGAAAAAAACTAGCCTTGGTTTGGCTGCCAAGGCTAAGATGGATAAAGGAGAACTGGTTCCGGATGAGGTAATTTCCCCGATCGTGGAAGAACGGCTGGGCCGGCCTGACTGCAAGGAAGGCGCAATCCTGGACGGCTTTCCAAGAACCATCGCTCAGGCAAAATTCCTTGACGCCATGCTCGAAAGAGTCGGCCTTGGCGAGCCGCTGGTTCTGAACATTCAGGTGGATGCCGATTCAGTGATCGAGCGGCTCACGGGTCGTAGGACTTGCCCGGCCTGCGGAGAGATTTACAACGTTTACTTCAATCCTGCAGGTCACGTCGGCATCTGTGATAGGGATGGAAGCCGGCTCGTCCAGCGGGCGGACGACAACGAGGACGCCATCAGGATCCGCCTGAAGGCGTATGAACAGGACACTTTGCCGCTGATTGATTATTATCAGCGGAAGGACACCTTGCTTCAGGTGGATGGAAACGGGGCGCCGGCGGCGATCACAGAAACGCTCCTGAGCCTCGTGAAGACACATGATTATCTGTAAGTCGGCGGCGGAAATAGAGAAGTTGCGCCGGAGCGGACGGCTGGTGAGAGAGATCCTTGAAGAGACGCGTGAACAGGCCAAGCCCGGCGTCACAACCATGGAGCTCGAGAAGTTCGTTGAGCGGCGTCTGGCCGGGGTGGGAGCAAAGCCGGCCTTCAAAGGCTATCGGGGGTACCCGTGTTGCCTGTGCGTGTCGGTGAACGAGCAGATTGTTCACGGCATTCCTTCAAACCGCCGTTTGAACGAAGGCGACATCGTCAGCCTCGATTTAGGTGTGATCATCGACGGCTACTATGGCGACGCTGCCATGACGGTCCCCGTGGGGATGATAAGGGAACCGCTCCAAAGGCTTCTTCGCGTGACCGAGGAATCACTGCAATTGGCGATTGACAAGGCGCGCGTGGGAAACCGGCTGGGAGACATCTCGGCCGCCGTGGAACAGCATGTTGTCAATAGCGGTTTTTCAGTCGTGAAGGAGTTTGTGGGCCACGGAATCGGCCGACAGCTTCATGAAGAACCCCAGATACCGAACTTTGGACCGCCAGGTTACGGCCCGCCGCTGAAGGCGGGAATGGTGCTGGCGATTGAGCCTATGGTTAATGTAGGCGGTCCCGGATTGCGGATTCTGGACGACCAGTGGACGGCTGTCACGGTCGATGGCGCTCCTTCAGCGCATTTTGAGCATATGATCGCCGTGACGCAAAATGGTCCCGATGTTTTGACCCGCTTGTAACGGGGGAGCGAAGGCTTGTGGGCCGCTGTTAAGACAAAGAAAAAGGTATATGGCCAAAGAAGAAGCGATTGAAGTGATGGCGACAGTTATTGAATCGCTCCCGAATGCCATGTTTCGCGTCGAGCTCGAAAATGGCAAGCACAAGGTTCTGGCTCACATCTCTGGCAAGATGCGGAAAAACTTCATCCGGATCCTGCCGGGCGACAAGGTTGCTGTTGAGCTTTCACCCTATGACTTGACGCGAGGCCGTATTGTCTATCGGTACAAATAAAGGATGGCGCACATCTCGAACCTGCGGCTCTCGCGCCGTTTACGGCTGGATCGCAATTCCTCATGTCATCTGTTACGAAAAAAGAGGCCAGGAATGAAAGTTCGCTCTTCTGTGAAGAAAATCTGTTCCAAGTGCAAGTTCGTGCGACGTGGCAGGGTTTTGCGGGTGATTTGCGAAAACCCAAAGCACAAACAGCGCCAAGGCTAGGTTGGGTGTTTGC from Terriglobia bacterium harbors:
- the rpmD gene encoding 50S ribosomal protein L30, with the protein product MPKKTGTIHIKWIRSGIGFTRKQKEIVRSIGLHRLNQVVERPDTAHFHGLVAKISHLVEVVEPPGAPAWTELPEYRIIPAEPAVAARPPRVVAENEPAAAAADAELQSTAPAKKATPAKTRAAASSPGKVAKGSEKPKRKAALAKPAASAQKESKSRKGKQ
- the rplO gene encoding 50S ribosomal protein L15, giving the protein MQIGTLRPPAGAHKRRKRIGQGMGSGHGKTATRGSKGQRSRSGMRMRPGFEGGQMPLHRRLPKRGFTNIFKKRYAIVNLGDLAELDPKEKVTPELLQQLGVIGRLHDGLKVLGGGELSAPLQIAAHQFSKSAEEKIAKAGGKAEVISA
- the secY gene encoding preprotein translocase subunit SecY, producing the protein MMENLKSLTEIPDLRKRILFTLLMLAVYRLGSFVPTPGINPDVLAQALSSLGNTLFGLLSMFSGGSLGRLTVFALGIMPYITASIILQLLGVVSPTLEKLQKEGELGRKKITEYTRWMTVGLSMFQAFGIAIALQRETSANLPLVSHPGLGFILSTVLTLTTGSVFVMWLGEQITARGIGNGMSLLIFAGIVVGLPTAIANLYQKVFVTRTWSFPIVFVLLVFMLVVVAFIVFVERGERRIPIQYAKRIVGRKVLGGVSTHLPLKVNSGGVMPIIFAVSILTFPQTIALFSGSQGAFGQVLGWFKTAFGWGEPLYTLTYVVLIIFFAHFYLSIIYNPDEVADNVRKQGGFIPGIRPGKRTADHLDDVLTKITWVGGLYLALIALIPEVMLAGLRVNHLPVWLGGQWFDSNLPGWLLHGLNINFYFGGTSLLIVVGVAMDTIQQVEAQLIMRHYEGFLKKGRVRGRRAAS
- a CDS encoding adenylate kinase; translated protein: MAQILIFLGPPGAGKGTQARAVARELGIPHISTGDILREAARKKTSLGLAAKAKMDKGELVPDEVISPIVEERLGRPDCKEGAILDGFPRTIAQAKFLDAMLERVGLGEPLVLNIQVDADSVIERLTGRRTCPACGEIYNVYFNPAGHVGICDRDGSRLVQRADDNEDAIRIRLKAYEQDTLPLIDYYQRKDTLLQVDGNGAPAAITETLLSLVKTHDYL
- the map gene encoding type I methionyl aminopeptidase → MIICKSAAEIEKLRRSGRLVREILEETREQAKPGVTTMELEKFVERRLAGVGAKPAFKGYRGYPCCLCVSVNEQIVHGIPSNRRLNEGDIVSLDLGVIIDGYYGDAAMTVPVGMIREPLQRLLRVTEESLQLAIDKARVGNRLGDISAAVEQHVVNSGFSVVKEFVGHGIGRQLHEEPQIPNFGPPGYGPPLKAGMVLAIEPMVNVGGPGLRILDDQWTAVTVDGAPSAHFEHMIAVTQNGPDVLTRL
- the infA gene encoding translation initiation factor IF-1, whose translation is MAKEEAIEVMATVIESLPNAMFRVELENGKHKVLAHISGKMRKNFIRILPGDKVAVELSPYDLTRGRIVYRYK
- the rpmJ gene encoding 50S ribosomal protein L36, producing MKVRSSVKKICSKCKFVRRGRVLRVICENPKHKQRQG